The Bdellovibrionales bacterium genome segment TTTTGGACAATGGTATTTTGGCTTTTCCCTTCCAACTCTATTCTCCATTTCTTGAGGATCTGAGCATGGAATAACACGAGATCAGCCATGAGATGAGTTTTTGATGTTTTTTAATATGAATTCTTTGAGAGGCATAAATGCCTTGATGACCCGAAAAGTAATAACTCATGGAGCACGCAACAAAAGCGAATGGGCCAATGCGGTGGCGAAAATCTCCATGGCCATTAAGGTACAGGCAATCGGCGTATTGGAAGCCCCTCCAAAAACAGCGGCGAATCCGACCGCGGCAGAAGGCAAGCGAAATTGGCAAAATTAGAGCGAGGCGCTTCAAGCGTTGTTCAATAAAGACAAGTGGAATGAATTCACCCCCTAAATCCGGTTCCTATCGTCAGAGATGTGAAGATAGATTTGAGTAAGGGCTCATTCGTCCACTTGATTCGTTAAAGCGTCCTGGATGTAGGGGATTCCGGGCCCACACGTACCGATAGGTACCTTCGAGAAAGAAAAGAGTCACAACTAGGAATCCGCCAATGAGCGGCTTCAAAGGAGGATAGGATATAAATCGTTTCGCGGTTCTTTCGCAAGATGAGTACTCATGGAAAAAGTTTGGCTGAGATGCCAAACGCAATTCCCTAACTCCGACAAAAAAAGGGCTTTCGCATCAACCGAAGGAATCTCAACAGACGGAAATTGGGAATGAGGGGCTTGAAGAAGATGTGAAACACCGAACCCAACAAAGGAGGCGACGAAACACTCAAACCAGGCAAAAAGCCTGAGCTTACCGACATTAATCACTTCCATGCCGAACACCACTCCGGCCCATGGTGCACCAACGGCTGCGCCAAACCCAGCTCCAGCTCCTGCGGCGAGCAGAATCTTTCGCTCCTCGGGCTCGATCCTAAAGAAATGTGTCAGTTGATCCGAAAGCGAGGCCCCCAACTGTACGGCTGTTCCTTCACGGCCTGCTGAGCCGCCAAACAAATGAGTAAGGATTGTTCCCACAAGAATAAAGGGAGCCATATGGACGGGAATTACTTTCTTTGGATCATGAATTTCATTGAGAATTAGATTATTTCCTGCCGCCACATTTTTACCGAAGTGGTGATAGGTCCAACCGATAAAAAAGCCAGCAATGGGGAGCGCCCAGATAATAACAGGCGCCTTATCGCGAGTGTTTGTAGCCCATTCAAGTGAAATCAGAAAAACAGATGATGCAATACCGGCAAGAAAGCCGCTAATGGCACTGAAGAATGTCCAGCGGAGATAGCGGTTAATCAGTTTTGATTCGGTGTTTTTCAAGACCCACTCCCACCCTTAGTTTGGTAGGAGCCATCAGCACGACCTCGTTGCGAGCGGCGGTTAAGGGAGACCCCATTGCCCATTGCCTATTGCTTTGATGCTAGATGTGTTTATTCGCAATTGCAATGAGTTTAAAACTCGCGTCATTGCAATCAGAGGATGGGCGAACCGCTGGGCAAGCAACGGTCTTGGCGGGATCTTGATTTTTAGCTCAATGTACTATGTCCATTCGTGCTTGTTGATATCGGAATGGCGGCATACTCTGGTCCGCATCAATCGTATCCGGATGTTCGCCCTCCTCTCGTAAATATTATTGAATATATTCAGATTTTTGAGCCTGGTGGATCGAAGGATGCGATTGTAAGGCTCAGAGTGGGCGGTTGTCGAACGGGCGATCGCAAAGGCGTTCTCAGTTTATCGTCACAACCTGGAAAATCTGTTTGGGGATTTGCCCAAAGGTCTTTCGGGGGAGGAGTTTTTTAATTTTAATCCTGAATGATGCAATGAAGCAAAGAAAGACAGTCCATCACTGAGCAGTTGCAGGCCTGGGAAATGGACCTAATGAAAGTGGCCATTTTTTTTAGCTCATCTCCGAATGTTGAGTCCGCATGGTTTAAGAAACTCCAATCCATTCATTTAACACTTAATGAAAGCTCCTGGGTATTGCCGGGTATTCTTTGGTACTATTTTTCACTTGAAGATCGGGCAGAGGATTATCGAATAAAAATGGAGTTTAAAAATTCCGGTGCTATTGGAAACGAAATTTTTTCGGAAGGATCGGTTTTGCTAGTTTGGCCGACTTTCTTTTACTCGACTCTTTTTCCTCGAAATTTTTTGGCCACCCAATGCCTCAAACCAATAGGGATTTTACCAAGCTGGATCAGATCTTCATAGGGCTTGGAAATGTACTTGATGAATTTAGAGTGGACCAACGAGAACGTATGAATATTTATTCCTTGTTCAAAGAGATTCGGCCGGAATCCAGCCTTAGTCTTATCGCCGGAGTTTGCTGCAACAGTAGCTCAAAGACAAAATGGACTCCGGACCCTGAGCCTACTTAGTGAGGTGGATCAGATTTTTCTCTTAGACAACGCCTCTTGGCGAGTCAATCCCTCAGGGAGAATTGGCTCGACGACCGGCAATTGCGAAAATGTACGGAGAATTGGCCACTCTGGAGGGCTCTGCGGAAAAGCCAATCCACGGGCTGTGTCGAAGGCTTTTGCATAAATTCTCTATGCGCGATCGATTTACTTGGTGAAGGCGCACTCAAAAAGGAGGCGTTCTCTATTTTGACGTCCTTCAAACTCCAGACAAAATCGTGTCGTTCTTATTTTCACTAAGAGTGAATTTTTCACAGCAGCCCATCTGAGTTGTTCTGTTTGCAGCTTTCTTTAAAGAAGGCTGTGGCATGATCGGTGCTTTATGTTCGCTCACCTATGTTGTCTGTTATTCCTATGGAGGCTTGGAACTCATGAAATGGATATTCTGTTTAGTTGCTTTTGGTGTGGGATTGTTTTTTTACAATAGCCAATGTCATGCCAAAGGAAGGTAAATCGGGTCCACCTTCTCATCTCAGCATCGGAGATACTTTTCTGTTGGATTTGGACTATGGAGATATGGAGGTAGGGAATCAGAAACAAGAAGGAACAGCCGAAATTCAGTTAAATCAAGAGGTTAGCCGTCGATATCCGCTTGCCCAGTTCGGATCTTATGTTATCGAAAAAGTGGTCATAGTGGCCAAATCATTTGATGGAAAGGCTCAAGCCGAGCTTTTGTTGGACCTGAACTCGCTGACCATTAAATCAATACCAAAGGCGCGGGGATCTTTCTTGTCTAAAGAACGTGAAAGCTATGATCAGGTAGAGCTGGTAAATACAGAAGACCTCGATCAAGGGGAGCTTGGGAAATCCAGTTGAGGGCACTTTATCATTCATAGTGCTGTTCTTCATCTTAAGGTAATCAACAAAATTTTGGAAGCCTGCGGATTGATTCAGATTCATCGCAGGTTGCGAGCCCCGCAGCCCGAGCTCAATCGACGGAGCCAGAGGCCTCCTGGTGCAGGCGCCTGAACTGGTGGAGATCAGCCGGCGCCCGAACCAGTGCCTGAACCCGAACTGGCCTGTGTCTGATCCTAATAAGTTGCAAAAAACGATAAAGTGGAGATTGCTGCTCCGCCTAGAGCTGCCCCCCCTAAGGCTCTCGCCTAAAGCTGCTCCGCCTAGAAGCTGCCCCCTGAAACTGTCCCGCCTGAGGGCTGCTCCGCCTCGAAAAAATTGGGGGTGACACTTGTTTCTGTAATTCCAAAGAGCAATCCCAGCCGTATCACGAGGTTTCTCTAGATTTAGGCCTTGACGAAATTTTGGCCAGAGCCAACGTCGGGTTTCGTTTCCAGTAAATAAAAACAATATTGTTGGAGTAAAGATTTCGTGTGTTGCTGGATCAACAGAGATAATTGAGGTTGTTGCTGTGCTTCGGGACGGAAGCAGACGTTCGCTGTCAGAGCTCCATGGTCCTATAATGAGTGGTGACGAACTTGCGGTTGATTTAGGGTTTTGCAATCCCATTAAAGAAATTCTTGTCGTTTCACAGGGGCTGGGAGAGAAGAGCTGATGAATCGGCCAGATATCAGCTGAAGGCCATCCAGTTGCAACGATGAGCGACTTTTGGTCGGGGGGGCAGGGAGGACGGCTTCGCCCATTTAACAACCATTCATGGAGTGAAAGCAGAATTTGTGGGGCTCCTAACGGAGCCTGATGAGAGATTCGGTACAATCCATCCTTGGAGGGCCTACTAATTCCGGAAGATGGCTCAGGTTTTGTTTTCTTGATGCGTCCAAGAGCGGCTGTCACGGATTGAAAGTGGGAGAAAGTCCGGCGACTTGAGGGAGGAAATTTCAAATGTTCAACAATCCGATCCAGTGTGGCTGCAAAAACTTTCTCGCGCATAAGAGGGCGCTGCTGAGAGCCAATCGACTCTTTCCTTTGCAATAGTTTCTGTGACTTCCTGTTTCCAGATTTGGGGGGAGATTGCGAATATCATAGTAGCTGGGATTGTTTAGGATAGTGAGATTGGGGACGTTGCCGACTCCCGGTCAAATCAAGGACTGAATCCAGTCGATGAGTTCGTGTAGTCTCAGAATGTTGTAAATCTGTACTGTCACGTTAAACTGGATGACAAAGGGAGAGTCCTTCGCCCAACTCGAGATTTCATGAACGATCGACAATCTTTGTCCATTTGCTTGGGTAGCGTATGTAGTCTCAGTTCACCGTAAGCATCCAACACTCGCGTAAAAAACTCTTTTGAAAGTTTGCAAAGCACTTCAGTAGTTCCTGATTCAGGACTGTAAGGTTTGTGTATAAAAGAAACTTCCGTGCTGCGAGAAATGCCGTTCTTTGTAGTTCCTTTAAGAGTTCAGCGTCTCAGGAATAATGAGAGGTTCTCCTCCAGCCACATGAAAATTCCTGATATGGGGAAGAATTGCCTTGAAAGGGTTTGAACTTTTCTCTCCGATACCAGTCATATTTATAGCGCCATCTAATAAAAATGAGTTTTTCCCAAGGTCAATCTGGACCCGGTTCCATTCAAGAGACCATTTCTGCTTGCTCTCGGATTGACATGCGACAAACAAGATTGCAGAAGTTTCCAAGTCGGAGGTCCAGATAAGAGGGAAGGATTGTTGTTCGTCCACGTTGTTTAGTACTTTTATGATTTCAGCAATTCTGTCCGCGAATCGCCAGTTTTCGATTTGGCGTCCGCTTCTTTCCGCCGCACTTTCTACAGTTTTACATCTGGAGCAAGCGGCAGGCCACCTGCCCTTTAGCATCTGTCGTGCCGAACCCTCAATGAGGCTTGGGCATTTGAACTTTGTCTGGATCAGTCGTTTGTCACCTTTAGAATTCTTCCAAAGGTGGAACGAATGGAATTCCATACTCTTCAGAGGTACAATAAATTTGATGTTCACCACCAAGATTAATAAAACGTTGGATCAAGGCAAAAACGCAGAAAGATTCCGTATATTTTCGGGGAGTTGGCCCTTCAAAGTGGCGTTTTGGTGAATAGTCTCCTCGGAGTCATCAACATTCGTTCCCACGAATATAAATCTCCATCTTAAGGTGAAATACGAGATGTGGTGTCAGTTTCACTTGGTATACTTGCTCTGAATTGGCCGTGCCCGTGCTCGTGCTCGTGCCAACAAAATCTAGTTAAGTTTAAATCCGGGGCTATTGGCAATTTTGACGGAAGATCAAGCCCATATTTTATCGGCTTTCATGACGATGGTAGTCGATTGTTGCGGATGAAAGGATGAAGTCAAACATGCGGCTCGCAAGAAATGCGTAATATGGAACTGCGGTGGTCCTGTGTTCTTTTGCGTATGCCTCATTGTTTTACCCTTGGTTTTAGATAATGCTCGTGGTCCCTTTTACCCTTAGTGCTGCAAAAGACCTTCACCACGACCGGATACCTGGGCTCTTGGCTATTTTCTGCTGACCTCTCTGCTGAGCTTTATGGCGAGCTACTCCTGTCGGTGGTTGATTCCGTTGTAGGGGATCGATGCGCGTTTTGCGGGGAAGTTTATTTTTTATGGGTCTTGGATGTGTGGGTTTAGGTCTTGGCGGAAACTATATTTCTGTCCTGGTCGCCTCCGGAGTTCTAGGAATTGGTCAGGGAATTGGATCGGTTGCTCAGCACGTGCTTATTCAGGAAAGTTCACCCAGAATCCATTGGAACGCCTTTCTCAAGATGGCCTTCCATAGCAATTATGGGATGGCCTCCTTTTTAGCTCCTCTCACCTTCTCCTACGCTATCGGGCTAAATTATCCCTGGACCAAGATTGTTTTTTTGTTTAGCGGGATTCCCTTTATAATATTGAACTTTTTCGCTATTTCCTTTTCTAGAGGAAGAGGATTGCGAAATTCAAGCCCTAAGCTCATCTCCTGACAAGGGCTCAAAGGCATCAAAGGAATTATCGCATTAATGGCATTGGACAGGAAAGTTCTTCGGAGGAGCAAGGTGAGAGCAGAGGAGAGCAAATCAAATGGGGATTTCAAAGAAGACAGAGCCTTTGGATGGCCATGATAGTGGCAACCTACCTTGTTGAGAGCTGTCACTGACCACGCGAATAGTGCTTTATCTGAAGCGGAAGCTAGCTTAATGGTCGGACGCGGGTTCGGCAAATGCCCTCACTTGTTTTTCTTTTGATGTTTTTGAGTCGACTTGTTTTTTGTGGGTGCCCGGTTTACTCAAGAGCTCCAGTCGTCATGTGCTCTCATATTGGCTGATTTTTCTCCCTCTTTTACGGCCTGGGGCTCGTTATGATCCACGTCTTCCTAATTTTATGCGGCCTGAGCTTGGGGCCCTTCTTTCCAGTATTCTGGTAAACGGATGTCGTGGTTGGAAAACAAGCGGGTGGTGTGTTTCAGGATGCGAAATCTTTTGGAACCTTGATGACCGTCATAATACATTATAGCTTGGGCCGCCTCAACGATGAGATGGGGATTCAGTTGCGACTGTTATGGCTGGGTCACATAATGGCTCTGCTCTCTTCGTTTCTCATTTTATCAATTCTTGTAACCAAAAATCCATTGTCCCATTTGCGAAACTTGACGTCTAATCCATAGATCTGAAAAGCGCATCGGTTTTTCTCATCTGCCTTGTTTTGTTCCATTTCTTGTAGGCGGGTGGTCGTGGATCCGTGCTGAGACATTCTCTGATGGCGTGGAGAACCTCCTGAAGCAGGCATTTCGAGCGAGTCTGATTTTTCGTAAAGCGAAGAGCTCTTCCATCGCAGAAGATGAAATTCTGTTGGGCAGAATGAATCGGGTTGGTGACTTAGCCATCCAGAGGGAGCTTGCAGGTAAGAGTCCACTGGGGATATAAGGCTTTATATCAATACAGGTGCCCTCGACCATATCTAAGCCACTGATCAATATCCGGTTTATTCAATCGACAAAATTTGAACGACAGTCATACCTATCGCATTTGGTCGATGAGGGCTCCGCAGGCAAAAACCCCAAATTTTTTCCTTCCCAATCGAGGAGGGTGAACCTTCTTGAGAAGAGTTTTATTTTTATTCGATGAAATAGCCAGAGGGCCACAAGTGAGAAAAGGATTCCAGTCCGGCGGTCAGCGGCAGGCCCCGTCAATGTGCTCTGAAAAATGAATAGCACCATGACTGAGACAAGAAGTAGTCCCTGTTTTGGCACTCCAAACTTTTTCCGAGGAAACAGGACTAGATATGCCCGATCGGGCTCATAGAGATGGAATAGGACATCAAGTTTCCTTCTTGAAAAGAGCATACATATCAAGAACGAAGCAACAATCAAGAAAATCAGTTAATATTTGAGTGAGTGACCTGATCTGGTTGGGTCTCGACAAATTGACAAGAAGAGACGATGATGCCCTCGCTGTAGTCCTATAAATCACAGACCAAGTCCCGCTGGATAGTGCCCTGATTCGTGGGTTCTTTGAACCGGTAAAAAGGGAGCAGCTAATTCGATTGAGAGTTCCATTAAATGAATTTTGACATTTATCACATCTCCC includes the following:
- a CDS encoding chloride channel protein, which encodes MKNTESKLINRYLRWTFFSAISGFLAGIASSVFLISLEWATNTRDKAPVIIWALPIAGFFIGWTYHHFGKNVAAGNNLILNEIHDPKKVIPVHMAPFILVGTILTHLFGGSAGREGTAVQLGASLSDQLTHFFRIEPEERKILLAAGAGAGFGAAVGAPWAGVVFGMEVINVGKLRLFAWFECFVASFVGFGVSHLLQAPHSQFPSVEIPSVDAKALFLSELGNCVWHLSQTFSMSTHLAKEPRNDLYPILL